The Oxalobacteraceae bacterium OTU3CINTB1 genome includes a window with the following:
- a CDS encoding VOC family protein gives MKPATVSAVIHLNFRGQAREALDFYQSVFGGQVNAMTYKDFNQVTSAAEADQLMWGQVAAETGFRVMAYDVPSHTPWNQGENAFLVAVEATTQDEIRAYWDKLSAGATVTAELQSAQWTPLFGMLKDRFGVNWTLSVAAR, from the coding sequence ATGAAACCAGCAACCGTCAGCGCCGTTATCCACTTGAATTTTCGCGGCCAGGCGCGCGAGGCGCTCGACTTCTATCAATCCGTGTTCGGCGGACAGGTCAATGCCATGACGTATAAAGACTTCAATCAGGTGACCAGCGCAGCCGAAGCGGACCAGCTGATGTGGGGCCAGGTGGCGGCCGAGACCGGCTTCCGCGTGATGGCCTACGACGTGCCGTCGCACACGCCATGGAACCAGGGCGAGAACGCCTTCCTGGTCGCCGTGGAGGCAACAACCCAGGACGAGATCCGCGCCTATTGGGACAAGTTGTCCGCCGGCGCCACCGTCACGGCCGAGCTGCAGTCGGCGCAATGGACGCCACTGTTCGGCATGTTGAAGGACCGCTTCGGCGTCAACTGGACATTGAGCGTCGCGGCCCGGTAA
- a CDS encoding PadR family transcriptional regulator, protein MFDAGAMRYIVLQLISEKPRHGYEIIKELEQRSGGGYTPSPGAIYPLLSMLLDMGHVAATPDGNKKLHAITPEGEAFLAENRQFVDAIVARMSDPAESRDDLRTIMHELKHAVIAQGQENHPSAAKLEHIRAILRRTTAEILALE, encoded by the coding sequence ATGTTCGATGCCGGCGCCATGCGCTATATCGTGTTGCAATTGATTTCGGAAAAGCCGCGCCATGGCTACGAGATCATCAAGGAGCTGGAGCAGCGTTCCGGCGGCGGCTATACGCCCAGCCCGGGCGCCATCTATCCGCTGCTGTCGATGCTGCTCGATATGGGCCATGTCGCCGCCACGCCCGACGGCAACAAGAAGCTGCACGCGATCACGCCGGAAGGCGAGGCCTTCCTGGCCGAGAACCGCCAGTTCGTCGATGCCATCGTGGCCCGCATGAGCGATCCGGCCGAGTCGCGCGACGACTTGCGCACGATCATGCATGAGCTCAAGCACGCGGTCATCGCCCAGGGACAGGAAAACCATCCGAGTGCCGCCAAACTGGAGCACATCCGGGCGATCCTGCGCCGCACGACCGCCGAGATCCTGGCGCTGGAGTGA
- a CDS encoding arabinogalactan endo-1,4-beta-galactosidase, which produces MKFKNLLAAICGVAMSLAASVSSAQFANGADVGWVSQQESSGYSFYNSSGVKTDPFVLLKNLQINAIRLRVWVNPSGGWNDGADVLYKAKRAAAQGQRIMIDFHYSDSWADPGKQTKPAAWANHTLAQLNNDVYSHTQGILNYLKTNGINVEWVQVGNEINSGMLWPEGKTTSFGNLAGLINSGYNATKAVYPNAKVILHLANGHDNALFRWFFDGVKGAGAKWDVIGMSHYPPASDWTSYNNKISTNMWDMVSRYAKPVMVTEVGMDWTQAATSKAMIADLLSKTKALGSNGLGVFYWEPQGYPGWQGYTMGAIDASGKFTIALDPF; this is translated from the coding sequence ATGAAATTCAAGAATTTGCTCGCCGCGATCTGCGGCGTGGCGATGAGCTTGGCCGCGTCGGTCAGCTCCGCACAGTTCGCCAATGGCGCCGATGTCGGCTGGGTCAGCCAGCAGGAGTCGAGCGGCTATTCGTTCTATAACAGCAGCGGCGTCAAGACCGACCCCTTCGTGCTGCTGAAGAACCTGCAAATCAACGCGATCCGCCTGCGCGTGTGGGTCAATCCGAGCGGCGGCTGGAACGACGGCGCCGACGTGCTCTACAAAGCCAAGCGCGCCGCCGCGCAAGGCCAGCGCATCATGATCGACTTCCACTACAGCGACAGCTGGGCCGATCCGGGCAAGCAGACCAAGCCGGCCGCCTGGGCCAACCATACGCTGGCGCAGTTGAACAACGACGTCTACAGCCACACCCAGGGCATCCTGAACTATCTGAAGACCAACGGCATCAACGTCGAATGGGTTCAGGTCGGCAACGAGATCAACAGCGGCATGCTGTGGCCGGAAGGTAAGACCACCAGCTTCGGCAATCTGGCCGGCCTGATCAACAGCGGCTACAACGCCACCAAGGCCGTCTATCCGAACGCCAAGGTGATTCTGCACCTGGCCAACGGCCACGACAACGCCTTGTTCCGATGGTTCTTCGACGGCGTCAAGGGCGCCGGCGCCAAGTGGGACGTGATCGGCATGTCGCACTATCCGCCGGCTTCGGACTGGACCAGCTACAACAACAAGATCTCCACCAATATGTGGGATATGGTGTCGCGTTACGCCAAACCGGTGATGGTGACCGAAGTCGGCATGGACTGGACCCAGGCGGCGACCTCCAAGGCGATGATCGCCGATCTGCTGAGCAAGACCAAGGCGCTCGGTTCGAACGGCCTGGGCGTGTTCTACTGGGAGCCGCAGGGTTACCCTGGCTGGCAGGGCTACACCATGGGCGCGATTGACGCCAGCGGCAAGTTCACCATCGCGCTGGACCCGTTCTAA
- a CDS encoding 2-dehydro-3-deoxygalactonokinase: MEKTILGVDWGTSNRRAYLIDQQGNCLAEHEDGQGMLAVGGRERFSASLDGLLDAMHLDSDVPVIMSGMVGSASGWQEVNYLDASVPLTELPQHLAPVTDPAWAGRCHIVPGYCYRNGAAVDVMRGEETQLLGAVALGKRDGWLVLPGTHSKWVLLRDGVIQSFATYMTGELFAMLSVGGTLSSMMAGDTSDAEGFATGLNQAARNEPLSNTLFRVRAGVVSRTWPQQQAAAVVSGLLIGAEFAAAAREVPADGNGAGITVIGSPALAARYAAAAEHFGLKCEVLDPHHVYCTAISQFIKQG, encoded by the coding sequence GTGGAAAAGACAATTCTGGGCGTCGACTGGGGCACCAGCAACCGGCGCGCCTATCTGATCGATCAACAAGGCAACTGCCTGGCGGAACACGAAGACGGCCAGGGCATGCTGGCGGTCGGCGGACGCGAACGTTTCAGCGCCTCGCTCGACGGCTTGCTCGATGCCATGCACCTCGATAGCGACGTGCCGGTGATCATGTCCGGCATGGTCGGCAGCGCCTCCGGCTGGCAGGAAGTCAACTATCTGGACGCCTCGGTGCCGCTGACCGAGCTGCCGCAACATCTTGCGCCCGTCACCGATCCGGCATGGGCCGGCCGTTGCCATATCGTTCCCGGCTATTGCTACCGCAACGGCGCCGCCGTCGACGTGATGCGCGGTGAAGAAACCCAACTGCTCGGCGCCGTGGCGCTGGGCAAGCGCGATGGCTGGCTGGTGTTGCCCGGCACCCATAGCAAATGGGTGCTGCTGCGCGACGGCGTGATCCAGTCGTTCGCCACCTACATGACCGGCGAGCTGTTCGCCATGTTGTCGGTCGGCGGCACACTGTCGTCGATGATGGCCGGCGACACCAGCGACGCCGAAGGCTTTGCCACCGGGTTGAACCAGGCTGCGCGCAACGAGCCGCTGTCGAACACCTTGTTCCGCGTGCGCGCCGGCGTCGTCTCGCGCACCTGGCCGCAGCAGCAGGCCGCCGCCGTCGTCAGCGGTTTGTTGATCGGCGCCGAGTTCGCCGCCGCGGCGCGCGAAGTGCCGGCCGACGGCAATGGCGCCGGCATCACCGTTATCGGCTCGCCGGCGCTGGCCGCCCGCTATGCCGCCGCCGCCGAGCACTTCGGCTTGAAATGCGAAGTGCTCGACCCACATCACGTGTATTGCACGGCGATTTCCCAATTCATCAAGCAGGGCTGA
- a CDS encoding methyltransferase domain-containing protein: protein MDCAPTQHTKQQDFDTLAGQLGLKPRDPWVGGKVDYEWDQLRMVLDVMPLRLPDMQILEFGCNIGASAILFSYLGAKVSATDDSADWVALARLNAARYGIDNIDFSHVADSRRLPFADGQFNLIACNSVLEYVAPAELPAVQRELDRVLAPGGLILLTGSSNRLWPREAHSGRWLVNYLPRWIDRVLGKSLPRGVWPWAMRRGFGPHYDNLDTADPDNFLLRSRLRGGADVRSLQPVLWLARRLGIAPGMLTPNICCFLQKHALS from the coding sequence ATGGACTGCGCCCCCACGCAACATACCAAACAGCAAGATTTCGACACCCTGGCGGGCCAGCTCGGGCTCAAGCCGCGCGACCCCTGGGTCGGCGGCAAGGTCGATTATGAATGGGATCAGCTACGCATGGTACTGGACGTGATGCCGCTGCGCCTGCCGGACATGCAGATCCTCGAATTCGGCTGCAACATCGGCGCCTCGGCCATTCTGTTTTCCTACCTGGGCGCCAAGGTCAGCGCCACCGACGATTCGGCCGACTGGGTCGCGCTGGCGCGCCTCAACGCCGCGCGCTACGGCATCGACAACATCGATTTCTCCCACGTCGCCGACTCGCGCCGGCTACCCTTCGCCGACGGCCAGTTCAACCTGATCGCCTGCAACAGCGTGCTCGAATACGTGGCGCCGGCCGAGTTGCCGGCCGTGCAGCGCGAGCTCGACCGCGTGCTCGCGCCGGGCGGGCTGATCTTGCTGACCGGATCGAGCAACCGGCTCTGGCCGCGCGAGGCGCACAGCGGGCGCTGGCTGGTCAATTACCTGCCGCGCTGGATCGACCGTGTGCTCGGCAAGTCGCTGCCACGCGGCGTCTGGCCGTGGGCGATGCGGCGCGGCTTTGGCCCCCACTACGACAATCTGGACACCGCCGACCCCGATAATTTCCTGCTGCGCTCGCGGTTGCGCGGCGGCGCCGACGTCCGCAGCCTGCAACCGGTACTGTGGCTGGCGCGCCGGCTGGGCATCGCACCGGGCATGTTGACGCCCAATATCTGCTGTTTCCTGCAAAAACACGCCCTTTCATAG
- a CDS encoding MFS transporter gives MTTPAALTLAPARERLVLWLLALIQFTVIMDFMVMMPLAPQLMQAFTITPAAVSGAVSAYAWCAGLSGLLAAMYIDRFDRKQLLLWMFALFTLSNLACAIAPNFHVLVLSRAFAGVTGGVLGAMVMAIIGDLIPAHRRGAATGVVMTSFSLAAVVGVPTGVMLAAHFGWASPFYLLVLFSLVIWGLGARTLPSITGHLTRRVPLSAVLPNLIGLYRVPNHLKAFALSFVNMTTGMLVIPFISPVLVNNLGVKPAEITYVYLAGGLATLVSARMVGKWSDRAGAQKVYRYLALLSVLPMMFVTHMPAMPLVAVILFFPFFMTAVSGRTIPLQALMTTVPDPSKRGAFLSANSAIQQLGSGVGALLGGLTLHTDAAGHILGYGWNGWIAAGLTVFSVLWVGKVASAVEATPAKPAPQEQKVA, from the coding sequence ATGACCACTCCAGCCGCGCTCACCCTGGCCCCGGCGCGCGAGCGCCTGGTCCTGTGGCTGCTGGCGCTGATCCAATTCACCGTCATCATGGATTTCATGGTGATGATGCCACTGGCGCCGCAGCTGATGCAGGCGTTCACGATCACGCCGGCCGCCGTCTCCGGCGCGGTGTCGGCCTACGCCTGGTGCGCCGGCCTGTCCGGCCTGCTGGCGGCGATGTATATCGACCGCTTCGACCGCAAACAGCTGCTGCTGTGGATGTTCGCGCTGTTCACCTTGTCCAACCTGGCGTGCGCCATCGCCCCCAATTTCCATGTGCTGGTGTTGTCGCGGGCCTTCGCCGGCGTGACCGGCGGGGTGCTGGGCGCGATGGTCATGGCCATCATCGGCGACCTGATTCCTGCCCACCGGCGCGGCGCGGCCACCGGCGTCGTGATGACGTCGTTCAGCCTGGCGGCGGTGGTCGGCGTGCCGACCGGCGTGATGCTGGCGGCGCACTTCGGCTGGGCGTCGCCGTTCTACCTGCTGGTGCTGTTCTCGCTGGTGATCTGGGGCCTTGGGGCGCGGACCTTGCCGTCCATTACGGGCCATCTGACGCGGCGCGTGCCGCTGTCGGCCGTGCTGCCGAATCTGATCGGCCTGTACCGTGTACCCAACCACCTGAAGGCGTTCGCGCTGTCGTTCGTCAACATGACGACAGGGATGCTGGTGATTCCGTTCATTTCACCGGTGCTGGTGAATAACCTGGGTGTGAAGCCGGCCGAGATCACCTATGTGTATCTTGCCGGCGGGTTGGCCACGCTGGTCAGCGCGCGCATGGTGGGCAAATGGTCGGACCGCGCCGGCGCGCAAAAGGTGTACCGCTATCTGGCGCTGCTGTCGGTGCTACCGATGATGTTCGTGACGCACATGCCAGCCATGCCGCTGGTCGCGGTGATCCTGTTCTTCCCGTTCTTTATGACGGCTGTGTCCGGACGCACCATTCCGCTGCAGGCACTGATGACCACCGTGCCGGACCCGTCCAAACGCGGCGCTTTCCTCAGCGCGAACTCGGCAATCCAGCAGCTCGGCAGCGGCGTTGGCGCCTTGCTGGGCGGCCTGACCCTGCATACGGACGCGGCCGGCCACATCCTCGGCTATGGCTGGAACGGCTGGATCGCCGCCGGGCTGACGGTGTTCTCGGTGCTGTGGGTGGGGAAGGTGGCGAGCGCAGTGGAGGCGACCCCGGCAAAACCGGCGCCGCAAGAGCAGAAGGTCGCCTAA
- the groES gene encoding co-chaperone GroES has translation MNLRPLNDRVIVKRLDQETKTASGLIIPDAAAEKPDQGEVLAVGNGKILEDGKVRPLDVKVGDRVLFGKYAGQTVKVDGQELMVMREEDIMAIVVK, from the coding sequence ATGAACCTTCGCCCTTTGAACGATCGCGTAATCGTCAAACGCCTCGACCAGGAAACCAAAACTGCGTCCGGCCTGATCATCCCTGATGCGGCCGCTGAAAAACCGGATCAAGGCGAAGTGCTCGCCGTCGGCAATGGCAAGATTCTCGAAGATGGCAAAGTCCGTCCGCTGGATGTCAAAGTAGGCGACCGCGTTCTGTTCGGCAAGTACGCCGGCCAGACCGTCAAAGTTGACGGTCAAGAACTGATGGTCATGCGCGAAGAAGACATCATGGCAATCGTCGTCAAGTAA
- a CDS encoding SMP-30/gluconolactonase/LRE family protein, whose amino-acid sequence MSKHDVQCLWEVGAQLGEGPLWVAEQNRLYFVDLKNQQLHALDTASGERHSWTMPDYICWLIARKDGDGFMAGLRDGIARVWLEPELRIEYLARPFPEGSGLRMNDAKVDGAGRIWAGSMHNTDYAQAIGMLFRLDKDLTLTVADNEYHICNGPAFSNDGATMYHTDSFEGRTYAYPLAADGTLGEPRVWRQFEFDKEGAPDGMTVDSEGCVWVAQWGGSRVCRYSPQGELLETISVPVRNPASCTFGGPDLKTLFITTASEDNTPEELAKFPLTGSLFSVRVEVAGVPAARFG is encoded by the coding sequence ATGAGCAAGCATGACGTGCAATGTCTGTGGGAAGTGGGCGCGCAACTGGGCGAGGGCCCGTTGTGGGTGGCGGAGCAAAACCGCCTGTATTTCGTCGACCTGAAAAATCAACAACTGCACGCGCTGGACACCGCCAGCGGCGAGCGCCATAGCTGGACGATGCCGGATTACATCTGCTGGCTGATCGCCCGCAAGGACGGCGACGGCTTCATGGCCGGCTTGCGCGACGGCATCGCCCGCGTCTGGCTCGAGCCAGAGCTGCGCATCGAATACCTGGCGCGTCCGTTCCCCGAAGGCAGCGGCCTGCGCATGAACGACGCCAAGGTCGACGGCGCCGGCCGCATCTGGGCCGGTTCGATGCACAACACGGATTACGCCCAGGCGATCGGCATGTTGTTCCGCCTCGACAAGGACTTGACCTTGACCGTGGCCGACAACGAATATCACATCTGCAACGGCCCGGCATTCAGCAACGACGGCGCCACGATGTATCACACCGACAGCTTCGAGGGCCGCACCTACGCCTATCCGCTGGCGGCCGACGGTACCCTTGGCGAGCCGCGCGTGTGGCGCCAGTTCGAGTTCGACAAAGAAGGCGCGCCGGACGGCATGACGGTCGACAGCGAAGGCTGCGTCTGGGTGGCGCAGTGGGGCGGTTCGCGCGTTTGCCGCTACTCGCCGCAAGGCGAACTGCTGGAAACCATCAGCGTGCCGGTGCGCAACCCGGCCTCGTGCACCTTCGGCGGCCCGGACCTGAAAACCTTGTTCATCACCACCGCCAGCGAGGACAACACGCCCGAGGAGCTGGCGAAGTTCCCGCTGACGGGTTCGTTGTTCTCGGTGCGCGTGGAAGTGGCCGGCGTTCCCGCCGCGCGCTTCGGTTAA
- a CDS encoding cupin domain-containing protein, giving the protein MKPFALLLAALPVLASAQTPPPVIDPDSLPVITAAPGVTLRELSGRTAPAGARSDKVSVALFHLEPGKASPWSHNKEGEESFFVLSGTGEIWTDGHVQTIGPGSYIVIQPSTVRSIRASKGVPLDFYAITSPAWSKDDDVLTNAPAGAPK; this is encoded by the coding sequence ATGAAGCCATTTGCCCTGCTGCTCGCCGCCCTGCCCGTCCTCGCATCGGCGCAGACGCCGCCCCCCGTTATCGATCCGGACAGTCTGCCGGTCATCACAGCCGCGCCCGGCGTCACCTTGCGCGAATTGAGCGGCAGGACAGCGCCCGCCGGCGCCCGCAGCGACAAGGTCAGCGTCGCGCTGTTTCATCTGGAGCCGGGCAAGGCCAGCCCGTGGAGCCATAATAAGGAAGGCGAGGAATCGTTCTTCGTACTCAGCGGAACGGGCGAGATCTGGACCGACGGCCACGTGCAAACGATCGGCCCGGGCTCGTACATCGTCATCCAGCCGAGCACCGTGCGCTCGATCCGGGCCAGCAAAGGCGTGCCGCTGGACTTCTACGCGATCACGTCGCCGGCATGGAGCAAGGACGACGATGTGCTGACCAACGCGCCGGCCGGGGCGCCGAAGTAG
- the groL gene encoding chaperonin GroEL (60 kDa chaperone family; promotes refolding of misfolded polypeptides especially under stressful conditions; forms two stacked rings of heptamers to form a barrel-shaped 14mer; ends can be capped by GroES; misfolded proteins enter the barrel where they are refolded when GroES binds), whose product MAAKEVIFGDAARAKMVEGVNILANAVKVTLGPKGRNVVLERSFGAPTVTKDGVSVAKEIELKDKLQNMGAQMVKEVASRTSDNAGDGTTTATVLAQAIVREGMKFVAAGMNPMDLKRGIDKAVAATVEQIAAIARPCTTTKEIAQVGSISANSDASIGERIAEAMEKVGKEGVITVEDGKSLNDELDIVEGMQFDRGYLSPYFINNPEKQVAILDNPFVLLCDKKISNIRDLLPVLEQVAKAGRPLLIIAEDIEGEALATLVVNNIRGILKTCAVKAPGFGDRRKAMLEDIAILTGGQVVAEEVGLTLEKITLEELGQAKRIEVGKENTIVIDGAGQAEGIEGRVKQIRVQIEEATSDYDREKLQERVAKLAGGVAVIKVGAATEVEMKEKKARVEDALHATRAAVEEGIVPGGGVALLRARASITVKGDNPDQDAGIKIVLRAMEEPLRMIVQNAGEEASVVVAAVLAGTGNYGYNAANGTYGDMVEMGVLDPAKVTRSALQNAASIAGLMLTTDCMVAEVTEDKAAGGGMGGMGGMGGMGGMDGMM is encoded by the coding sequence ATGGCAGCTAAAGAAGTAATCTTCGGCGACGCAGCGCGCGCCAAAATGGTCGAAGGCGTCAACATCCTGGCCAACGCCGTTAAAGTCACCCTGGGCCCTAAAGGCCGCAACGTCGTGCTGGAACGTTCGTTCGGCGCCCCTACCGTCACCAAGGACGGCGTGTCGGTCGCTAAAGAAATCGAACTGAAAGACAAGCTGCAGAACATGGGCGCGCAAATGGTCAAGGAAGTTGCTTCCCGCACCAGCGACAACGCCGGCGACGGCACCACCACCGCCACCGTGCTGGCCCAGGCCATCGTCCGTGAAGGCATGAAGTTCGTTGCCGCCGGCATGAACCCAATGGACCTGAAGCGCGGCATCGACAAGGCCGTCGCCGCCACCGTCGAGCAGATCGCCGCGATCGCCCGTCCATGCACCACCACCAAGGAAATCGCCCAAGTCGGTTCGATCTCGGCCAACTCGGACGCGTCGATCGGCGAGCGCATCGCTGAAGCGATGGAAAAAGTCGGCAAGGAAGGCGTCATCACCGTTGAAGACGGCAAGTCGCTGAACGACGAACTGGACATCGTTGAAGGTATGCAGTTCGACCGCGGCTACCTGTCGCCATACTTCATCAACAACCCAGAGAAGCAAGTCGCGATCCTGGACAATCCATTCGTCCTGCTGTGCGACAAGAAAATCTCGAACATCCGCGATCTGCTGCCGGTACTGGAACAAGTCGCCAAAGCCGGCCGTCCACTGCTGATCATCGCCGAAGACATCGAAGGCGAAGCACTGGCAACCCTGGTGGTGAACAACATCCGCGGCATCCTGAAAACCTGCGCCGTCAAAGCGCCAGGCTTCGGCGACCGTCGCAAGGCCATGCTGGAAGACATCGCGATCCTGACCGGCGGTCAAGTGGTTGCTGAAGAAGTCGGCCTGACCCTGGAAAAAATCACGCTGGAAGAGCTGGGCCAAGCCAAGCGTATCGAAGTCGGCAAGGAAAACACCATCGTCATCGACGGTGCTGGCCAGGCTGAAGGCATCGAAGGCCGCGTCAAGCAAATCCGCGTGCAGATCGAAGAAGCGACGTCGGACTACGACCGTGAAAAACTGCAAGAGCGCGTGGCCAAGCTGGCCGGCGGCGTTGCCGTGATCAAAGTCGGTGCCGCCACCGAAGTTGAAATGAAAGAAAAGAAAGCCCGCGTTGAAGATGCACTGCACGCTACCCGCGCCGCAGTGGAAGAAGGCATCGTGCCAGGCGGCGGCGTAGCCCTGCTGCGCGCGCGCGCTTCGATCACCGTCAAAGGCGACAACCCGGACCAGGACGCAGGTATCAAGATCGTTCTGCGCGCCATGGAAGAGCCACTGCGCATGATCGTGCAAAACGCCGGCGAAGAAGCTTCGGTCGTCGTTGCCGCGGTTCTGGCCGGCACGGGTAACTACGGTTACAACGCTGCCAACGGCACCTATGGCGACATGGTTGAAATGGGCGTGCTGGATCCAGCCAAGGTTACCCGTTCGGCACTGCAAAACGCAGCGTCGATCGCTGGCCTGATGCTGACCACCGATTGCATGGTTGCCGAAGTCACCGAAGACAAGGCAGCCGGCGGCGGCATGGGCGGTATGGGTGGCATGGGCGGCATGGGTGGTATGGACGGCATGATGTAA
- a CDS encoding 2-dehydro-3-deoxy-6-phosphogalactonate aldolase produces the protein MTISHPTTPLVAILRGLQPSEAVAVAQTLYDAGFRALEVPLNRPGALECIASMVALNLPGTMVGGGTMLSVEHVEAVYEAGGRLLVSPNCNPAAIRRAADLGMYCAPGVATPTEAFAALDAGAHALKLFPAEMIGHGGLKAMLSVVPAGTPMWPVGGVTPETMPGWAKAGATGFGIGGALYTPGVTIEQLGERAAAFVNTWRGLAA, from the coding sequence ATGACTATTTCCCATCCAACCACGCCGCTGGTCGCTATTTTGCGCGGCCTGCAACCGAGCGAGGCTGTCGCCGTCGCCCAAACGCTGTATGACGCCGGCTTCCGTGCGCTGGAAGTGCCGCTGAACCGTCCGGGCGCGCTCGAGTGCATCGCCTCGATGGTCGCGCTGAATCTGCCCGGCACCATGGTCGGCGGCGGCACGATGCTCAGCGTCGAGCACGTCGAAGCCGTCTATGAAGCGGGCGGCCGCCTGCTGGTGTCGCCGAATTGCAATCCGGCCGCGATCCGCCGCGCCGCCGACCTGGGCATGTACTGCGCCCCCGGCGTGGCCACGCCGACCGAGGCGTTCGCCGCGCTCGACGCCGGCGCCCACGCGCTTAAGCTGTTCCCGGCCGAGATGATCGGCCACGGCGGCCTGAAGGCCATGCTCAGCGTGGTGCCGGCCGGCACCCCGATGTGGCCGGTGGGCGGCGTCACGCCAGAGACGATGCCGGGCTGGGCCAAGGCTGGCGCGACCGGCTTCGGCATCGGCGGCGCGCTCTACACGCCCGGCGTGACCATCGAGCAGCTCGGCGAGCGCGCGGCCGCGTTCGTCAACACCTGGCGCGGCCTGGCCGCCTGA